From the genome of Psychrilyobacter atlanticus DSM 19335, one region includes:
- the asnA gene encoding aspartate--ammonia ligase: protein MKKTTDKYESKLSLLETEVAIKKLKDFFESSLAYELNLTRVSAPLFVKATSGLNDDLNGIEKAVAFSTEHEERLEIVHSLAKWKRMALYRYGFEPHTGLYADMNAIRKHEDLSEIHSLYVDQWDWEKIILEEERGIPKLKDIVDRIYKAFKKTESYIKREYPVLTLGLPEKIHYITAVELEEKYPELTPKEREHAITKEYGAVFIIGIGDILPSGDRHDGRAPDYDDWSLNGDILFWNSILDRSLELSSMGIRVDKKALLEQLEKTDTMWKKEMDFHKSLLEEKLPFTVGGGIGQSRICMFFLEKAHIGEVQSSSWPAHIIEECREKGIELL, encoded by the coding sequence ATGAAAAAAACAACAGACAAGTACGAAAGTAAATTATCACTATTAGAAACAGAGGTAGCAATCAAAAAACTTAAAGATTTTTTTGAAAGCTCATTAGCTTATGAACTTAACCTAACTAGAGTTTCAGCACCCCTATTTGTTAAAGCTACATCTGGATTAAACGATGATCTAAACGGAATTGAAAAAGCAGTTGCTTTCTCAACTGAACATGAAGAAAGGTTAGAGATAGTTCATTCACTTGCAAAATGGAAAAGAATGGCTTTATACAGATACGGATTTGAACCTCATACAGGTTTATATGCCGATATGAATGCCATCAGAAAACATGAAGATCTTTCTGAAATCCATTCTCTATATGTAGATCAATGGGATTGGGAAAAGATAATTTTAGAAGAGGAAAGAGGTATCCCAAAACTTAAAGATATCGTTGATAGAATCTATAAAGCATTTAAAAAAACAGAAAGCTATATAAAGAGAGAATATCCAGTTCTTACTCTTGGCTTACCTGAAAAAATACACTATATCACAGCTGTTGAATTAGAAGAAAAATATCCTGAACTTACTCCTAAAGAAAGGGAGCATGCCATAACTAAAGAATATGGTGCTGTATTTATCATTGGAATTGGAGATATCCTTCCTTCTGGAGATCGTCACGATGGCCGTGCTCCGGACTACGATGATTGGTCATTGAATGGAGATATATTATTCTGGAACTCTATTTTGGATAGATCTTTAGAGCTATCTTCTATGGGTATCAGAGTAGATAAAAAAGCTCTTCTTGAGCAATTAGAAAAGACAGATACTATGTGGAAGAAAGAGATGGATTTCCACAAATCTCTTCTTGAAGAAAAACTACCTTTTACAGTCGGTGGGGGAATTGGACAATCTAGAATCTGTATGTTTTTCTTAGAAAAAGCCCATATTGGAGAAGTTCAATCATCTTCATGGCCTGCTCATATCATTGAGGAGTGCAGAGAAAAAGGAATAGAGCTACTATAA
- a CDS encoding secretin N-terminal domain-containing protein, translating into MKKYIFILLTIFTIGATTFGATIKKLPQSKFEEDMDFNGTKLSDALALMSKVTKVTMVADSEVKDVVIDLYINKGQPLREVLDIIKVTNGLEEVYIGKIIMLTKTGKGATTLMGKIEGGSNQGLTGVRVTLVDSGYKPIRTEAGGVFIYDNIRPGVYILKLEKNGYATSSEVVDIKQNKITNIDIMLDKKNKEGLVVAKKEEGIREKELGSTKTLDGVEVITERIQLKHGFAEDIKGVVDSILGETLGVTAFPKLHMLVLKGDKDNIDTAKKLIDDMDRPVKQVRITAQVLDTTDNLFEDLGFNWLFSSKDSDINKAQGTEGGSIGLLPANALGVVSGSSAISFVDIFNDGKNLLNLSISLLQNTEDLSISSVPSVVIVNGELAEFKVTEEVIVGEKEESDDDNNRVKEPIFEEAGTIFTVTPTIREGLDEPDTIILEISSEVSDFKLTKSGTYNDKGGSKIQSNISTKVQVQDGDVIFIGGLKKTTVKETINKVPILGDIPMLGTLFRNTATTNNVRQVYIQITAEIVDKDNQNKEIDLNIFKENPATTGKLKRIYPKFKKSEEEGIDL; encoded by the coding sequence ATGAAAAAATATATTTTTATACTGCTTACAATTTTTACCATAGGAGCCACAACTTTTGGGGCTACTATAAAAAAATTACCACAATCAAAATTTGAGGAGGATATGGACTTTAACGGGACTAAATTATCCGATGCTTTAGCATTGATGTCGAAGGTAACGAAAGTAACCATGGTAGCAGATTCAGAGGTTAAAGATGTGGTAATAGATTTATATATAAATAAGGGTCAGCCACTAAGGGAAGTATTGGATATAATAAAGGTAACTAATGGGTTAGAAGAGGTATATATAGGAAAAATTATTATGCTGACTAAGACAGGTAAGGGTGCCACCACATTGATGGGAAAAATAGAAGGGGGCAGTAATCAAGGTTTGACTGGAGTGAGAGTAACCTTGGTAGACAGCGGATATAAACCTATAAGAACAGAGGCCGGAGGAGTATTTATCTATGATAATATAAGACCTGGTGTTTATATATTAAAATTGGAAAAAAATGGGTATGCTACATCTAGTGAGGTAGTAGATATTAAGCAAAACAAGATCACCAATATAGATATAATGTTAGATAAGAAAAATAAAGAAGGGTTAGTTGTAGCTAAAAAAGAAGAAGGTATTAGAGAAAAAGAGTTAGGAAGTACTAAAACACTCGATGGAGTAGAAGTTATTACAGAAAGGATCCAGCTTAAACATGGCTTTGCTGAGGATATAAAGGGGGTGGTTGATTCTATCTTAGGAGAAACTCTGGGAGTAACTGCATTTCCAAAATTGCATATGTTGGTATTAAAGGGTGATAAAGATAATATCGATACAGCTAAAAAGTTGATAGACGATATGGACCGTCCTGTAAAACAAGTAAGGATAACTGCCCAGGTATTGGATACAACCGATAATTTATTTGAAGACCTTGGATTTAACTGGTTATTTTCTAGTAAAGATAGCGATATAAATAAAGCTCAAGGTACGGAAGGAGGGAGTATAGGGTTACTTCCAGCTAACGCACTTGGAGTTGTCAGTGGGTCTAGTGCTATAAGTTTTGTAGATATATTTAATGACGGAAAGAATCTATTGAACCTTTCAATAAGTCTTTTGCAAAACACTGAGGATTTATCGATCTCTTCTGTACCTTCTGTAGTTATTGTAAATGGTGAATTAGCTGAATTTAAAGTCACAGAAGAGGTAATAGTAGGAGAAAAAGAGGAATCTGATGATGATAATAATAGGGTAAAGGAACCTATATTTGAGGAAGCAGGAACAATCTTTACTGTAACTCCTACAATAAGAGAAGGGTTAGACGAACCCGATACAATAATTCTTGAAATTAGTTCTGAGGTCAGTGATTTTAAATTAACTAAATCAGGTACTTATAATGATAAAGGTGGTTCAAAGATACAGAGTAATATCTCAACAAAGGTACAAGTACAGGATGGAGATGTAATCTTTATAGGTGGATTAAAGAAAACAACGGTAAAAGAAACTATAAATAAGGTACCTATCTTAGGGGATATTCCTATGCTAGGAACTTTATTTAGAAATACTGCAACTACAAATAATGTCAGACAGGTATATATTCAAATAACTGCTGAGATAGTTGATAAAGATAACCAAAATAAGGAAATAGATTTAAACATATTCAAAGAAAATCCAGCAACGACAGGAAAATTGAAAAGAATCTATCCTAAATTTAAAAAGTCAGAAGAAGAGGGGATAGATCTTTAG
- a CDS encoding PulJ/GspJ family protein, which yields MKKSGFSLVEIIVVTAIMGIVMLIFSPMIDAFIGAQDRLYNQSKVDSRLNEVVEFIKRDVRNARSDSNLGGEPVGVFDSDDILITDGSKGKKVIIKTTDLSGNPKFIQYAVDGSTLKLNSTDSFTKTIGSSVVLSNIEMGEFKYQDKVLLFYFKIDLPDRLDGKIRNEVRDVGITRINLQ from the coding sequence ATGAAAAAAAGTGGATTTAGTTTAGTAGAGATAATAGTAGTAACAGCCATAATGGGGATAGTTATGTTAATATTTTCTCCTATGATAGATGCCTTTATAGGTGCTCAAGATAGACTTTATAATCAGTCCAAGGTAGACAGTCGTTTGAATGAGGTAGTGGAGTTTATAAAAAGAGATGTAAGGAATGCAAGAAGCGACAGTAATTTAGGTGGGGAACCAGTGGGAGTTTTTGATAGCGATGATATTTTGATAACTGACGGTTCTAAAGGGAAAAAAGTAATTATAAAAACTACAGATCTAAGTGGGAATCCTAAATTCATTCAATACGCTGTAGATGGAAGTACTTTGAAATTAAATTCAACAGATTCTTTTACAAAAACAATAGGAAGTAGTGTTGTGTTAAGTAATATAGAAATGGGGGAATTTAAATACCAAGATAAGGTATTGCTTTTTTATTTTAAGATAGACCTGCCTGATAGATTGGATGGCAAAATAAGGAATGAAGTTAGAGATGTTGGAATTACAAGGATAAATTTACAATAA
- a CDS encoding sigma-54 dependent transcriptional regulator — MKKSILAISERKEILKQVRKELLGEYEVITFNNFLDGLDMLRESDFDIILLDQNMTWFTFTEVRRKLNGIGKDFVVVGLIEEETEEVLKDLRGADIYNYLLKPLCIKEFNKLIFPALQSLSILKEKRKLEKKLSDTEEIQEIVGQSTKIKEIKNLIDKIAESDLTVLVSGENGVGKELIAAEIYKKSDRRKKNFMVISCASMSSDIIESELFGYERDVFPGSGSGKVGILEEADGGTVFLDEITGLDIKAQAKLLRVIEYGEFRRVGGNKTKKVDIRFIVSTNKNLKTEVESGKFRSDLYHRLTAFPIEMAPLRERKDDIPLLANYFLNKIVVDIHREMPIISSDTMKYLMEYSYPGNIRELKNIIERMIILSTDRVIGVEDLPLEIKMKSDTLENKTIIGLGPLKEILEKELYNLADVEKVVIATALQKTRWNKQETAKLLGIGRTTLYEKIRRYKLDQKG, encoded by the coding sequence GTGAAAAAATCGATTTTAGCGATTTCTGAGAGAAAGGAAATTTTAAAACAGGTAAGAAAAGAATTGTTAGGTGAATATGAAGTAATTACTTTTAATAATTTTTTAGATGGGTTAGATATGTTGAGGGAAAGTGATTTTGATATTATTTTATTAGATCAAAATATGACATGGTTTACCTTTACTGAGGTAAGAAGAAAATTAAATGGTATAGGAAAAGATTTTGTAGTAGTAGGACTAATAGAGGAAGAGACTGAAGAAGTATTAAAAGACTTAAGAGGTGCTGATATCTACAACTACCTATTAAAACCTTTATGTATAAAGGAATTTAATAAGTTAATTTTCCCGGCTTTACAAAGCTTGTCTATATTAAAGGAAAAAAGAAAATTAGAAAAAAAATTATCTGATACAGAAGAAATACAAGAGATTGTAGGACAAAGTACTAAGATAAAAGAAATTAAAAACTTAATAGATAAGATAGCAGAAAGTGATCTTACTGTTCTTGTAAGTGGAGAAAATGGTGTAGGGAAAGAACTTATAGCGGCAGAAATCTATAAAAAATCTGACAGAAGAAAGAAAAATTTCATGGTAATTAGTTGTGCTTCGATGTCTTCTGATATAATAGAGTCAGAGTTATTTGGATATGAAAGAGATGTTTTCCCAGGATCTGGTTCAGGTAAAGTAGGAATCTTAGAGGAAGCTGACGGAGGAACGGTATTCTTAGATGAAATTACAGGTTTAGATATCAAGGCTCAAGCAAAATTACTTAGAGTAATAGAGTATGGTGAGTTCAGAAGAGTAGGAGGAAATAAAACTAAGAAAGTAGATATTAGATTTATTGTTTCTACAAATAAGAACCTTAAAACAGAAGTTGAGAGTGGGAAATTTAGAAGTGATCTATACCATAGATTGACAGCTTTCCCTATCGAGATGGCACCATTAAGAGAGAGGAAAGACGATATCCCTTTATTAGCTAACTATTTCTTAAATAAGATAGTTGTAGATATTCATAGAGAGATGCCTATAATTTCAAGTGATACAATGAAATATCTTATGGAATACTCATATCCTGGAAATATCAGAGAGTTAAAGAATATAATTGAAAGAATGATTATATTATCAACTGATAGAGTAATCGGAGTAGAAGATCTTCCATTAGAGATCAAGATGAAATCAGATACACTTGAAAATAAAACAATAATTGGATTAGGTCCATTAAAAGAAATATTAGAAAAAGAGCTTTATAATTTAGCAGATGTTGAGAAAGTAGTAATAGCTACAGCTTTACAAAAGACTAGATGGAATAAACAAGAAACAGCTAAGTTATTAGGAATAGGTAGAACTACATTATATGAAAAGATCAGAAGATACAAATTAGATCAAAAAGGATAG
- a CDS encoding prepilin peptidase — MQWLVLLVGLIIGSFLNVCIYRIPKGESVAFPPSHCPACGHKIRWYENIPVFSYIFILRGKCSECKEKISIQYPIVEFITGILFYIFFLRFGLGILGIKYLMFICLLVIGIWVDFTHYYIPDRISLSIFIIGIMTSFFTIGFERSILGAGSFALFYIVLYGFGESFGYEIMGFGDVKLAMGIGAMIGYFSLYQVFIFLNIAFISGAVIGVGLILLKKKTRKDIMPFGPYIAIAGLVIGYLS, encoded by the coding sequence ATGCAGTGGTTAGTTTTGTTAGTAGGATTAATTATAGGAAGCTTTTTAAATGTTTGCATTTACAGGATACCGAAGGGGGAAAGCGTAGCATTTCCCCCTTCTCATTGTCCGGCGTGCGGTCATAAAATTAGGTGGTATGAGAACATCCCAGTATTCTCCTATATCTTTATTTTGAGAGGAAAATGCAGTGAATGCAAAGAAAAGATATCTATTCAATATCCTATTGTAGAATTTATAACAGGTATTTTATTCTACATCTTTTTTTTGAGGTTTGGGTTAGGGATATTAGGAATAAAATATTTAATGTTTATATGCCTTCTGGTTATAGGTATCTGGGTGGACTTTACCCATTATTATATCCCGGATAGAATTAGTCTATCTATTTTTATAATAGGAATCATGACTTCTTTCTTCACTATTGGATTTGAAAGAAGTATTTTAGGGGCAGGAAGTTTTGCACTGTTCTACATAGTTTTATACGGCTTTGGAGAGAGTTTTGGCTATGAAATAATGGGGTTTGGAGATGTAAAGTTAGCCATGGGTATAGGAGCAATGATAGGATATTTCAGTCTGTATCAAGTTTTTATATTTTTAAATATTGCATTTATCTCAGGAGCAGTAATTGGTGTGGGATTGATTCTTTTGAAGAAAAAAACAAGAAAGGACATAATGCCTTTTGGACCTTATATAGCAATAGCAGGTTTAGTGATAGGATATTTGAGTTAG
- a CDS encoding peptidylprolyl isomerase encodes MAIRSLRKKMRPVIWMITIGFFISMLTVIVSNISMGLKNKRYAFKVNGTKVAITELERGINNISNQYSQYFTTPLDREEAKILAVDNILTNEILKEIGDDLKVKVSGSEVKVKVGAIETQIPDKEQFKRMLSAQGYTKKSFEQSIKDSILVEKTRDKIVEKTKILEDEKAAQYEKDRYSEYLGKTYEEAKPLIEKKLKETNGNKELIRLIEAAKKTAEIDDIRENYGNVTPTVEFEENGFKITNIDIIKGALYQSFYGVKDYNEAKVKSIADIKNEIKLAKIAMDRGAKKDETLPTMNQIMDLKLQLVDNIKGNIVADDATIKKFFNKNKEVYNVEASADANIINFVVNPTDLDMEEAKERANKILKEVDAANFSEMAKKYSEGPSAPNGGDLGWFGKGQMIPEFETAAFKCEVGKVYPEVVKSKFGYHIIFVENKNEEKGQVKASHILIKVTSGEETFKKVMGTAETVAEELKTNTLNFEDATKKSYSKHKVSEYLDIKKDGYIKLLGYDDLLAKKIFESNLDEVNIIKTEKGIYVFQKTKEIKFEEANFDKVKDRVVYDYKNQKLMEEMKKL; translated from the coding sequence ATGGCAATTAGAAGTTTGAGAAAAAAGATGAGACCTGTAATTTGGATGATTACAATAGGATTTTTCATCTCAATGTTAACTGTAATAGTTAGTAATATCAGCATGGGATTAAAAAACAAAAGATATGCTTTTAAAGTAAATGGAACTAAAGTAGCAATTACTGAATTAGAAAGAGGAATCAATAATATCAGTAATCAATATAGTCAATATTTTACAACTCCTCTGGACAGGGAAGAAGCTAAGATATTGGCAGTAGATAACATCTTAACTAATGAAATTTTGAAAGAAATCGGGGATGACCTTAAAGTTAAAGTAAGTGGTTCAGAAGTAAAGGTAAAGGTTGGTGCTATAGAGACGCAAATTCCAGATAAAGAGCAATTTAAAAGGATGTTAAGTGCACAAGGCTATACTAAGAAAAGCTTTGAACAATCTATTAAAGATTCAATCTTAGTAGAAAAAACTAGAGATAAAATAGTTGAAAAGACTAAAATTCTAGAAGACGAGAAAGCAGCTCAATATGAAAAAGACAGATATAGTGAATATTTAGGAAAAACTTATGAGGAAGCAAAACCTCTTATTGAAAAAAAATTAAAGGAAACAAATGGAAATAAAGAGTTAATTAGGCTTATAGAAGCAGCTAAAAAAACAGCTGAAATAGATGATATCAGGGAAAATTATGGTAATGTCACACCTACTGTAGAGTTTGAAGAAAATGGATTTAAGATAACTAATATAGATATCATAAAAGGTGCATTGTACCAATCTTTTTATGGAGTTAAAGACTATAATGAAGCAAAAGTTAAATCTATAGCTGATATAAAAAATGAGATTAAGTTAGCGAAAATAGCAATGGATAGAGGGGCTAAAAAAGATGAAACTCTACCAACTATGAATCAAATAATGGATCTTAAATTACAGCTTGTAGACAACATCAAAGGAAACATTGTAGCCGATGATGCAACTATCAAAAAGTTTTTTAATAAAAATAAAGAGGTCTATAATGTAGAGGCTAGTGCCGATGCAAATATAATTAATTTTGTTGTAAATCCAACAGATTTAGACATGGAAGAAGCTAAAGAAAGAGCCAATAAAATTTTGAAAGAAGTAGATGCAGCTAATTTTTCTGAGATGGCTAAAAAATACTCAGAGGGACCAAGTGCACCAAATGGTGGAGATTTAGGATGGTTTGGAAAGGGTCAAATGATTCCTGAATTTGAAACAGCAGCTTTTAAATGTGAAGTTGGAAAAGTGTATCCAGAAGTTGTTAAATCAAAGTTTGGATATCACATTATCTTTGTAGAAAACAAAAATGAGGAAAAAGGGCAGGTTAAAGCATCTCATATCCTAATAAAGGTAACTTCAGGGGAAGAAACTTTTAAAAAAGTGATGGGAACTGCTGAAACAGTAGCTGAAGAGTTAAAAACTAACACATTAAATTTTGAAGACGCTACTAAAAAGTCATATTCAAAGCATAAAGTTTCAGAGTATTTAGATATAAAGAAAGATGGATACATCAAACTTTTAGGATATGATGACCTATTAGCTAAAAAAATATTTGAATCAAATTTAGATGAAGTCAATATAATAAAGACTGAAAAAGGGATCTATGTATTTCAAAAGACAAAGGAAATAAAATTTGAAGAAGCTAATTTTGACAAAGTAAAAGATAGAGTAGTCTATGATTACAAAAATCAAAAATTAATGGAAGAGATGAAAAAATTATAG
- the pilM gene encoding pilus assembly protein PilM, with protein sequence MFEFKVDGALDIGNSGIKAALYKNKRIDKISYVDYLDMAEEKIVALQESLEILAKKINLKGKNLIVTIPASKFYVKTLEYNNNKEDGAEADLETKIEEDLEDIISGYTKDEFITQVETVYETDIYKKLLVITIPIEEVEKILGILSHFKIRVLKIIPDFIALNNLVDILDQKSEEETNENIMIVDIGGETSKIFMSTLGTLNMLRIVGIGGNDFTEIIKDHEMLDYEGAELEKQQLELGDDENRKYKTQGEVSMFKDLTSVVNELTTQIHNSLEYFNSNLTEGRISKIFLTGGGALIKGFKTYFDDAFDLPCQELDLNLLNLNYKNLEDRELLSTFKITTLMGALIKEVG encoded by the coding sequence ATGTTTGAGTTTAAGGTTGATGGAGCTTTAGATATAGGAAACAGTGGAATAAAGGCGGCACTCTACAAGAATAAGAGGATAGATAAGATTAGTTATGTTGATTATTTAGATATGGCTGAAGAAAAAATAGTAGCTCTACAAGAATCATTAGAAATACTAGCTAAAAAAATAAATCTAAAGGGAAAAAATTTAATAGTAACTATTCCTGCTTCTAAATTTTATGTGAAAACATTGGAATATAATAATAATAAAGAAGACGGTGCAGAGGCTGATCTAGAGACTAAAATAGAAGAGGATCTTGAGGATATAATCTCAGGCTATACAAAGGATGAGTTTATTACCCAGGTAGAGACTGTTTATGAAACAGATATCTATAAAAAATTATTGGTAATTACAATTCCCATAGAAGAAGTTGAAAAAATTCTGGGGATTTTAAGTCATTTTAAAATAAGAGTCTTAAAAATAATTCCAGATTTTATTGCTCTTAATAACTTGGTGGATATCTTGGATCAAAAATCAGAGGAAGAGACAAACGAAAACATAATGATCGTTGATATAGGAGGAGAAACCAGCAAAATATTTATGAGTACACTGGGAACCTTAAATATGCTGAGGATCGTAGGGATAGGCGGAAATGATTTTACTGAAATAATAAAAGATCATGAGATGTTAGATTATGAAGGTGCAGAGCTAGAGAAACAGCAGTTGGAATTAGGTGATGATGAGAATAGAAAATATAAAACTCAGGGTGAGGTGTCGATGTTTAAGGATTTGACATCGGTGGTGAATGAATTAACTACTCAGATACATAATTCTCTGGAATATTTCAATTCTAATTTGACTGAAGGAAGGATAAGTAAAATTTTCTTAACTGGAGGGGGAGCCCTTATAAAGGGATTTAAAACTTATTTTGATGATGCCTTTGATCTCCCTTGTCAGGAGCTAGATTTAAATTTATTGAATTTAAACTATAAAAATTTAGAGGACAGGGAACTATTATCGACTTTTAAAATAACTACCCTTATGGGAGCCTTAATAAAAGAGGTGGGATAG
- the eno gene encoding phosphopyruvate hydratase yields the protein MTRIVEILGREILDSRGNPTVEVDVILECGSMGRAAVPSGASTGEREAVELRDGDKARYLGKGCLKAVENVNTEIREAVLGMDATDQVAVDKKMIALDGTKTKARLGANAILGVSLATAKAAANALGQPLYKYLGGANAKDLPLPMMNILNGGSHADSAVDVQEFMVQPVGATSFREGLRMGTEVFHHLGKILKANGDSTNVGNEGGYAPSKIEGTEGALDIIIEAIKAAGYEPGKDITLALDAAASEFCEGGEDGEKLYNFKREGGVKRTTTEMVAWYAELVEKYPITSIEDGLDENDWKGFASMREKMGDKVQIVGDDLLVTNTEYLEKGIELKSANSILIKLNQIGTLTETLEAIEMAKKAGWTAVVSHRSGETADDTIADVAVATNAGQIKTGSASRSDRMAKYNQLLRIEEQLGESAVYQGMGVFYNLNK from the coding sequence ATGACTAGAATAGTAGAAATTTTAGGAAGAGAAATATTAGACTCAAGAGGAAACCCAACAGTAGAGGTTGACGTAATCTTAGAATGTGGATCAATGGGAAGAGCAGCAGTGCCTTCAGGAGCATCAACAGGAGAAAGAGAAGCGGTTGAATTAAGAGATGGAGATAAAGCTAGATACCTTGGAAAAGGATGTTTAAAAGCTGTAGAAAATGTAAACACTGAAATCAGAGAGGCTGTTTTAGGAATGGACGCAACTGATCAAGTAGCTGTAGATAAAAAGATGATTGCTTTAGACGGAACTAAAACAAAAGCAAGATTAGGAGCAAACGCAATATTAGGTGTATCTTTAGCAACTGCAAAAGCTGCAGCAAATGCTTTAGGACAACCTTTATATAAATACTTAGGTGGAGCAAACGCAAAAGACTTACCATTACCAATGATGAACATCTTAAATGGTGGATCACATGCTGACTCAGCTGTAGATGTACAAGAATTCATGGTACAACCAGTAGGAGCTACATCATTTAGAGAAGGATTAAGAATGGGAACAGAAGTATTCCATCACTTAGGGAAAATCTTAAAAGCTAACGGAGATTCTACAAACGTAGGAAACGAAGGTGGATATGCACCATCTAAAATAGAAGGAACTGAAGGAGCTTTAGACATCATCATAGAAGCTATCAAAGCTGCTGGATATGAGCCTGGAAAAGACATCACTTTAGCATTAGATGCTGCTGCATCTGAATTCTGTGAAGGTGGAGAAGATGGAGAAAAGTTATACAACTTCAAAAGAGAAGGCGGAGTTAAGAGAACAACTACTGAAATGGTAGCATGGTATGCAGAATTAGTAGAAAAGTATCCTATAACATCTATCGAAGATGGATTAGACGAAAATGACTGGAAAGGTTTCGCATCTATGAGAGAAAAGATGGGAGATAAAGTTCAAATAGTTGGAGACGATTTATTAGTAACTAACACTGAATATTTAGAAAAAGGAATAGAGTTAAAATCTGCAAACTCTATCTTAATCAAATTAAATCAAATCGGTACATTAACTGAAACTTTAGAAGCTATCGAGATGGCTAAGAAAGCAGGATGGACTGCTGTAGTATCTCATAGATCTGGAGAAACTGCTGATGATACAATCGCTGACGTTGCAGTAGCAACTAACGCAGGTCAAATCAAAACTGGTTCTGCATCAAGATCAGATAGAATGGCTAAATACAATCAATTATTAAGAATTGAAGAGCAATTAGGAGAATCTGCTGTATACCAAGGTATGGGAGTATTCTACAACTTAAATAAATAA
- a CDS encoding PilN domain-containing protein, translated as MNQMNFLTKEYKNRLEIEEHFRKCLGVFIGVFLLLYVVSFGIGRVEHSVQKKINIEAAEIAQNNKRIKQLTLDSKKETNVGVKIEIIEDIFSQKNLRVSEIFRSLEGNVPKNVWIQSLVYEGKEVRIKGFSFKDNKSKSSEDNAYFFEERMLDSKLYRSVTLNYLKKSNKYGEKINEFEYVLVLE; from the coding sequence ATGAATCAAATGAATTTTTTAACTAAAGAGTATAAAAATAGATTAGAGATAGAGGAGCATTTCAGAAAATGTTTAGGTGTTTTTATAGGAGTATTTTTACTTCTTTATGTAGTATCCTTTGGTATTGGAAGGGTAGAGCATTCTGTTCAAAAGAAAATAAATATTGAAGCTGCAGAGATAGCACAAAATAATAAAAGGATAAAACAATTGACCTTAGACTCTAAAAAAGAAACTAATGTAGGAGTGAAAATAGAAATTATAGAGGATATTTTTTCTCAAAAAAACTTAAGGGTGTCGGAGATCTTTCGTTCATTGGAAGGGAATGTTCCTAAAAATGTATGGATTCAAAGTTTGGTTTATGAGGGGAAAGAGGTAAGAATAAAAGGTTTTTCTTTTAAAGATAATAAATCTAAAAGTTCAGAGGACAACGCTTACTTCTTTGAAGAAAGGATGTTAGATAGTAAACTGTACAGGAGTGTAACTTTAAATTATTTGAAAAAATCAAATAAATACGGGGAAAAAATAAATGAATTTGAATATGTATTGGTATTAGAATAG